In Deferribacter desulfuricans SSM1, the following are encoded in one genomic region:
- the rpsU gene encoding 30S ribosomal protein S21, with amino-acid sequence MIPLAVNAIVKVDGDNIDYALKLLKKKVEREGLIREIKRHTYYEKPTEVRRKKLLKARRKQQKLVRKLKEKYKYY; translated from the coding sequence GTGATTCCTTTGGCAGTTAACGCTATTGTAAAGGTCGATGGTGATAACATCGACTATGCTTTGAAGCTTCTTAAGAAGAAGGTGGAAAGAGAAGGGCTTATTCGTGAAATTAAAAGGCACACTTATTACGAAAAGCCTACAGAGGTTAGAAGAAAGAAGCTTCTAAAAGCAAGAAGGAAGCAGCAGAAGCTTGTTAGAAAGCTAAAAGAAAAATATAAGTATTATTAA
- a CDS encoding tRNA (5-methylaminomethyl-2-thiouridine)(34)-methyltransferase MnmD translates to MANLIPLSDNKKPFATADGSISFYNIDYKEGYHAKSIGAYTESLHKFVIPSEIGKKCNEKHSIWLLDIFFGLGYNIATTIEFLERKNIESKINIVSIEKDESLIKLVKTYNILWPKKGYSILKKLIDNKSYKNYNLFLIIDDFYRTTKYINCKFDIIYFDPFSISKNPEMWQIPVYKKLYEILDEDGCIVTYSCRDKIRKDFYKVGLIPYETKKLPDAFQPGTVFYKRLRL, encoded by the coding sequence ATGGCGAATTTAATCCCATTATCAGATAATAAAAAACCTTTTGCAACAGCTGATGGTTCAATAAGTTTTTACAATATCGATTACAAAGAAGGCTACCATGCAAAGTCTATCGGTGCATACACGGAAAGTTTGCATAAATTTGTAATTCCTTCTGAAATCGGGAAAAAATGCAATGAAAAACATTCAATATGGTTGTTAGATATTTTTTTTGGATTAGGTTACAATATTGCTACTACCATAGAATTCCTTGAGAGAAAAAATATAGAATCTAAAATAAATATTGTATCCATTGAAAAGGATGAATCTTTAATAAAATTAGTAAAAACCTACAATATCCTATGGCCTAAGAAAGGGTACTCAATACTAAAAAAACTCATCGATAATAAATCTTACAAAAACTACAATCTATTTTTAATTATTGACGATTTTTATAGAACCACAAAATACATAAACTGTAAGTTTGATATAATATATTTTGACCCATTTAGTATTTCTAAAAATCCAGAGATGTGGCAAATCCCTGTATATAAAAAACTATACGAAATATTGGATGAAGATGGTTGTATCGTAACATATTCTTGCAGAGATAAAATAAGAAAAGATTTTTATAAAGTTGGATTAATCCCATACGAAACAAAAAAGTTACCAGACGCTTTTCAACCTGGGACCGTATTTTACAAAAGGTTGAGGCTCTAA
- the nadB gene encoding L-aspartate oxidase — protein sequence MIQYDFLVIGSGAAGLRAAVGLAQHGSVALITKSSVGEGSSEHAQGGVAVVLSDEDDIVLHYEDTIVAGDGLCDKNAVMTLVDEGPHYIKELIGWGAKFDMVGDHLDFTREAAHSVNRIIHAHGDATGFEIVRALKEYSTKIKNITFIPDTFVIDLIVNNNEVFGVTVIDENSKEIYPIFSKGVILATGGAGRIFKRTTNPEVATGDGIAIAFRAKATVKDLEFYQFHPTALHLKGAPAFLLSESMRGEGGILRNINKERFCFNYHEKGELAPRDVVSRAIFFEMQKTDAEHVYLDMTHLDCNFVKNRFPKIYNTLKNYGIDITKDLIPVSPAAHYYMGGIETDIWGRTNITGLYACGECACTGVHGANRLASNSLLESVVFGARSAKAAAIDLKNKKVTSFDIPINKYSDCNIDKDKSELQEVMWKNASIVRDENSLNEALNFIDLKLKNTGKNAVCRNCLEYFNMLQVAKLMVIAAKNRKGSRGAHFRKDYPEKIKENWHIVFENGEFNPIIR from the coding sequence ATGATACAATACGATTTTTTAGTTATCGGTAGTGGAGCTGCAGGATTAAGAGCCGCTGTTGGTCTTGCCCAACACGGCTCAGTAGCTTTAATAACAAAATCAAGCGTAGGTGAAGGCAGTTCTGAACATGCGCAGGGCGGTGTAGCAGTAGTTTTATCAGATGAAGACGATATAGTATTACATTACGAAGATACTATAGTAGCAGGAGATGGACTCTGTGATAAAAATGCCGTAATGACTTTAGTGGATGAAGGACCTCACTATATCAAAGAGCTAATTGGCTGGGGAGCAAAATTTGATATGGTTGGCGATCATTTAGACTTTACAAGAGAAGCTGCTCACTCAGTAAACAGGATAATTCATGCTCATGGTGATGCAACAGGATTTGAAATAGTTAGAGCATTAAAAGAATATTCTACAAAGATAAAAAATATAACATTTATACCAGATACCTTTGTAATAGATTTAATTGTCAATAATAACGAGGTTTTTGGTGTAACTGTTATTGACGAAAACTCAAAAGAGATATACCCCATTTTCTCTAAAGGAGTTATTTTAGCAACCGGTGGTGCTGGTAGAATATTTAAAAGGACTACAAACCCAGAAGTTGCAACTGGTGATGGAATAGCCATAGCATTTAGAGCAAAGGCAACTGTTAAGGATTTAGAGTTTTATCAGTTTCATCCAACAGCTTTGCATCTAAAAGGTGCACCTGCTTTCTTATTAAGTGAATCAATGCGAGGCGAAGGTGGCATTTTAAGAAATATAAACAAAGAGAGATTTTGTTTTAACTACCACGAAAAAGGGGAATTAGCTCCTCGAGATGTAGTCAGTAGAGCAATATTTTTTGAAATGCAAAAAACGGATGCTGAGCATGTTTATCTTGATATGACTCATCTTGATTGCAATTTTGTGAAAAATCGTTTCCCAAAAATTTACAACACTTTGAAAAATTATGGAATTGATATAACTAAAGATTTAATCCCGGTTAGCCCAGCTGCCCACTATTATATGGGTGGAATTGAAACCGATATATGGGGTAGAACTAATATCACAGGATTATATGCATGTGGAGAATGTGCTTGTACAGGTGTTCATGGAGCAAATAGGCTTGCAAGCAATTCTCTATTAGAAAGCGTTGTCTTCGGTGCAAGGTCTGCAAAGGCTGCAGCCATTGATTTAAAAAACAAAAAGGTAACAAGCTTTGATATACCTATCAACAAGTATAGTGATTGTAATATAGATAAAGATAAATCAGAATTACAAGAAGTAATGTGGAAAAATGCAAGTATTGTAAGAGATGAAAACTCACTAAATGAAGCACTAAACTTTATTGATTTAAAATTAAAAAATACCGGCAAAAATGCTGTGTGTAGAAACTGTCTCGAATATTTTAATATGCTACAGGTAGCAAAGTTAATGGTAATTGCAGCAAAAAATAGAAAAGGTAGTAGAGGTGCACATTTTAGAAAAGACTACCCAGAAAAAATCAAAGAAAACTGGCATATAGTTTTTGAAAATGGCGAATTTAATCCCATTATCAGATAA
- a CDS encoding DUF6588 family protein codes for MKKFFVFMFLALFVISSYAKDLEFTIPIDQDDFKDLSKELGVALQFNPMSPAEPLGITGFDVAAELVLTDIDDGKKYWKAIFSDKDPYSYIPVPRIHVQKGLPFGIDVGGMYTYVPNTNIRLWGLELKYAILKGNMAMPAIAIRGAFSKLEGVDELDVNTQSLDLMISKGFLMLTPYAGITALRVNTKEHSDLVDLDDEHNTIYRGFVGLQFSPFPLFVINAEASMGTVNQYGIKIGLRF; via the coding sequence ATGAAAAAGTTTTTTGTTTTTATGTTCTTAGCACTTTTTGTTATAAGCTCTTATGCTAAAGACCTCGAATTTACAATCCCAATCGACCAAGATGATTTTAAGGATCTCTCTAAAGAACTTGGTGTTGCTTTGCAATTTAACCCAATGTCACCTGCCGAACCATTAGGAATAACTGGGTTTGATGTGGCTGCAGAATTGGTATTAACTGATATTGATGATGGGAAAAAATATTGGAAAGCTATATTTTCTGATAAAGACCCTTACTCATACATCCCTGTACCTAGAATTCATGTCCAAAAAGGGTTACCATTCGGTATTGATGTTGGAGGTATGTACACTTACGTGCCAAATACAAATATAAGACTTTGGGGACTCGAACTTAAATATGCAATTTTAAAAGGTAATATGGCAATGCCTGCTATCGCAATAAGAGGCGCTTTTTCAAAGCTCGAAGGTGTTGACGAACTTGATGTAAATACACAATCTTTAGACCTGATGATTAGTAAAGGTTTTTTGATGCTTACACCGTATGCGGGGATAACTGCTTTAAGGGTAAATACAAAAGAGCATTCAGACCTCGTTGATCTTGATGATGAACACAACACAATATACAGAGGTTTTGTTGGTTTACAATTTTCACCATTTCCACTATTCGTTATAAATGCAGAAGCTAGTATGGGTACTGTTAATCAATACGGAATAAAAATAGGGTTGAGGTTTTAA
- a CDS encoding radical SAM protein has translation MYEIPNLVYADKNGNIYDHPELKMVVRSENYNFVPYELELIEIPDCTTFYYLPGTHPIAYNQEKASLEEFTRGYALSVFLPPGYLRLFLPAYKKYTDQIFPLYAYTAVGWLNGKFVVPAIKVDKDNKWNPKLFDFTNRLKSKVDAVIQKYPDNRLYKQLSKCALEYHCTAAKNVFYGRWECPMPTSPTCNSRCVGCISLQPAECCPSPQQRIDFIPTVDEIVEVALNHYEVAEDPIISFGQGCEGDPIMVADIIAKAISIIKKKAPDLTINFNSNCSNPEKMKMIYDAGVDSIRVSINSFVETTYNSYYNPVGYKLDDVLKSIELANKYNVYVSLNYLMMPGINDRESEINALIDFLSAYKVELIQLRNLNIDPDYLFSKLKFKTEEIIGLKNMLKLIKKKFKHIKFGYFNRPKKDFYKDFGLPNLKTRRKK, from the coding sequence TTGTACGAAATCCCTAATTTAGTATATGCCGATAAAAACGGAAATATTTATGACCACCCTGAACTTAAAATGGTGGTTAGAAGTGAAAATTATAATTTTGTTCCATATGAGTTAGAGTTAATAGAGATCCCAGATTGTACGACCTTTTATTACTTACCTGGGACTCATCCAATAGCTTACAACCAAGAAAAAGCTTCTTTAGAAGAATTTACTAGAGGGTATGCATTATCAGTTTTTTTACCCCCTGGGTATTTAAGATTATTTTTGCCAGCTTATAAAAAATATACCGATCAGATATTTCCTTTATACGCATACACAGCAGTAGGCTGGCTAAACGGAAAATTTGTAGTCCCTGCAATTAAAGTGGACAAAGATAACAAATGGAATCCAAAACTTTTTGACTTTACAAATAGATTAAAATCTAAAGTAGACGCAGTAATACAAAAGTATCCCGACAATAGACTTTATAAACAGTTATCAAAATGTGCGTTAGAATATCATTGCACAGCTGCAAAAAATGTATTTTACGGGAGATGGGAATGCCCAATGCCTACTTCCCCTACCTGTAACAGTCGATGTGTAGGATGTATTTCACTTCAACCAGCCGAATGTTGCCCTTCACCTCAACAAAGGATTGATTTTATCCCTACAGTTGATGAAATTGTAGAAGTAGCTTTAAATCATTATGAAGTAGCTGAAGATCCAATCATCAGTTTTGGCCAGGGGTGTGAAGGAGATCCAATAATGGTTGCTGATATAATAGCTAAGGCAATATCTATTATCAAGAAAAAAGCACCCGATCTCACAATAAACTTTAACTCCAACTGCAGTAACCCTGAAAAAATGAAAATGATTTACGATGCTGGTGTTGATAGTATTAGAGTAAGTATAAACAGCTTTGTAGAAACCACCTATAATTCTTATTACAATCCTGTTGGTTATAAATTAGATGACGTTTTAAAAAGTATCGAACTTGCAAATAAATACAATGTCTATGTATCGCTAAATTACCTAATGATGCCTGGGATAAATGATAGAGAAAGTGAAATAAACGCATTGATAGACTTTTTATCAGCATACAAAGTAGAATTAATTCAGTTAAGAAATCTAAATATCGATCCGGATTATTTATTTTCCAAACTAAAATTTAAAACCGAAGAGATAATTGGGCTAAAAAATATGCTAAAATTAATTAAGAAGAAGTTTAAACATATAAAGTTTGGCTATTTTAATAGACCAAAAAAAGATTTTTATAAAGATTTTGGTCTGCCAAACTTAAAAACGAGGAGGAAAAAATGA
- the eno gene encoding phosphopyruvate hydratase — MTDIIDIYAREILDSRGNPTVEVEVVTSGGFVGVAAVPSGASTGEFEAVELRDGDPSRYNGKGVLKAVQNVNEIIAEELEGIDVLEQKLIDDILCDLDGTENKSKIGANAILGVSLACAKAAANALELPLYRYIGGVFAHQLPVPMMNILNGGKHADNNVDIQEFMIMPVGANSFREALRMGVETFHALKKVLSEKGYNTAVGDEGGFAPNLKSNEEALEVILMAIEKAGYKPGEDIYLALDVASSELYKNGKYILAAEKEPEKSAEELIEFYQYLIAKYPIISIEDGLAEEDWDGWKKLTEALGGKIQLVGDDLFVTNTERLIRGIENKVANSILIKLNQIGTLTETLAAIETAKRAGYTCVISHRSGETEDTTIADLAVAVNAGQIKTGSACRTDRVCKYNRLLRIEDELLDQAIYPGLKAFYNL; from the coding sequence ATGACAGATATAATTGATATCTATGCTAGAGAGATATTGGATTCTCGTGGTAATCCGACTGTAGAAGTAGAAGTTGTAACAAGTGGTGGCTTTGTAGGAGTTGCTGCAGTTCCATCGGGGGCATCAACTGGCGAGTTTGAAGCTGTTGAGTTAAGAGATGGTGATCCCTCTCGTTACAATGGCAAGGGTGTTTTAAAAGCTGTCCAGAATGTTAATGAAATTATTGCTGAGGAGCTTGAAGGGATTGATGTATTAGAGCAAAAATTAATTGATGATATTTTGTGTGACTTGGATGGAACTGAAAATAAATCCAAGATTGGTGCAAATGCTATTCTTGGGGTTTCACTTGCGTGTGCTAAGGCAGCAGCAAACGCTTTAGAACTTCCCTTGTACAGATATATAGGTGGTGTTTTTGCTCATCAGTTGCCAGTACCTATGATGAATATTTTAAACGGTGGTAAGCATGCGGATAATAACGTGGATATTCAAGAGTTTATGATTATGCCTGTTGGAGCAAACAGTTTTAGAGAAGCTTTAAGAATGGGTGTTGAGACATTTCATGCACTAAAAAAGGTTTTAAGTGAAAAAGGATATAATACTGCTGTTGGTGATGAAGGTGGTTTTGCTCCAAATCTTAAATCAAACGAAGAAGCTTTAGAAGTGATTCTTATGGCTATTGAGAAAGCTGGATATAAACCTGGAGAAGATATATATCTTGCACTAGATGTCGCTTCAAGTGAGCTTTATAAAAATGGAAAATACATTCTTGCAGCTGAGAAAGAGCCCGAAAAAAGTGCTGAGGAGTTAATTGAGTTTTATCAGTATTTAATTGCTAAATATCCAATAATCAGTATTGAGGACGGATTAGCAGAAGAAGATTGGGATGGATGGAAAAAGTTGACTGAAGCACTTGGTGGTAAAATTCAGCTTGTAGGCGATGATTTATTTGTGACTAATACTGAAAGGTTGATAAGAGGTATTGAAAACAAGGTAGCCAATTCGATTTTAATTAAACTCAATCAGATTGGAACTTTAACTGAAACTTTAGCTGCAATAGAAACTGCTAAAAGAGCTGGTTATACATGTGTTATTTCTCATAGATCTGGAGAAACAGAGGATACAACAATTGCTGACTTAGCAGTTGCAGTAAATGCAGGTCAAATAAAAACAGGATCAGCATGTAGGACTGATAGAGTTTGTAAATACAATAGGTTACTCAGAATTGAGGATGAATTATTAGATCAAGCCATTTATCCAGGTTTAAAAGCTTTTTATAACTTATAG
- a CDS encoding M23 family metallopeptidase encodes MSKKNKKLTLLVFDEAGQKEVRSFSFKKKTLSTAIISLVIVFTITIISLGLLSKLYSERKQMLSYKSENELLKIRLTEYAKKVNEIESKLVYLEDLEKQVRELAKYADEKTKKLAVGGKEIDILRDYSATAERKESEFFNDLNNTLLSLSTEIEKKQNSLSELINFLEEQRLMTLSTPSIWPVRGWISSKFGYRISPFTGRRVFHEGIDIAARYGAPVRATAKGIVIYAGYKPGYGKLVTIDHGFGYVTRYAHNSKVLVKVGQRVEKGDIIAKVGSSGHSTGPHVHYEVLVNGVPVNPLEFINEAANDQ; translated from the coding sequence ATGTCCAAAAAGAATAAAAAATTAACTTTATTAGTATTTGATGAAGCAGGGCAAAAAGAGGTAAGGTCTTTTTCCTTTAAGAAAAAGACTTTAAGTACTGCTATAATTTCATTAGTTATTGTTTTTACTATTACTATTATATCGTTAGGACTCTTATCTAAACTGTACTCTGAAAGAAAGCAGATGCTTTCTTATAAGAGTGAGAATGAACTTCTCAAAATTAGATTAACTGAATATGCAAAAAAAGTGAATGAGATTGAATCAAAACTTGTTTATCTTGAGGATCTTGAAAAACAGGTTAGAGAATTAGCAAAATATGCCGATGAAAAAACCAAAAAGCTTGCTGTAGGTGGTAAAGAGATAGATATTTTGAGGGATTACTCAGCAACTGCAGAAAGAAAAGAGAGCGAATTTTTTAACGATTTGAATAATACGTTGCTATCATTATCAACAGAGATTGAAAAGAAACAGAATAGTCTTTCTGAGCTTATAAACTTTTTAGAAGAACAAAGGCTTATGACGCTTTCTACTCCATCTATTTGGCCAGTTAGAGGCTGGATATCAAGTAAGTTTGGTTATCGTATATCACCATTTACAGGTAGAAGAGTCTTCCATGAAGGGATTGATATAGCTGCAAGATATGGTGCTCCTGTTAGAGCTACAGCAAAAGGTATCGTAATATATGCAGGTTATAAACCTGGGTATGGTAAGCTGGTTACTATAGATCATGGTTTTGGGTATGTGACAAGATATGCTCACAATAGTAAAGTTCTTGTCAAGGTAGGACAACGCGTTGAAAAGGGTGATATTATAGCAAAAGTTGGTAGCTCTGGGCATAGCACAGGCCCCCATGTACATTATGAAGTTCTTGTAAACGGCGTGCCGGTAAATCCATTGGAATTTATTAACGAAGCTGCAAACGATCAATAA
- a CDS encoding universal stress protein, whose protein sequence is MNECIYKHILVMTDFSDDSLNAIRVAANLAKSCKSKLTILHVAHDESQLKLYVNEKEFENIRKRLDEEINNQLKELNKSVPLLNELDVSYIIRRGIPYVEGLLEIEKGDYDLVVIGSHGKTSIKKFFYGSTAEKIVRRAPISVLVTRKN, encoded by the coding sequence ATGAACGAATGTATCTATAAACATATTTTAGTAATGACAGATTTTAGTGATGATTCATTAAACGCTATTAGAGTGGCAGCAAATTTAGCTAAATCATGTAAAAGTAAACTGACAATACTTCATGTTGCACACGACGAAAGCCAGTTAAAGTTATATGTTAACGAAAAAGAATTTGAAAATATACGTAAACGTCTCGATGAAGAAATTAATAATCAACTTAAAGAACTAAATAAATCAGTCCCTTTATTAAATGAATTAGACGTTTCGTATATAATAAGAAGAGGGATACCATACGTGGAAGGGCTTTTAGAAATAGAAAAAGGTGACTACGACCTCGTAGTAATCGGTTCTCATGGTAAAACTAGCATAAAGAAATTTTTCTATGGAAGTACTGCTGAAAAAATAGTTAGAAGGGCCCCAATAAGCGTATTAGTCACAAGAAAAAATTGA
- a CDS encoding putative manganese-dependent inorganic diphosphatase has translation METVYVIGHKNPDTDSICSAYCYAKLKNQIDKSRSYIPARCGNLNDQTKYIFNRLNLTPPVLIKDVYPKVSDCMTKKVIYSNINDPIFDVMNNINKLKIRLTPILNDENDLKGIVSILEITDFYIGKQEINIRPSYLFRIENFQKVLNCELIKEGRNKEFNAHILVGAMPFNRFKEQFDALNPENIVLIVGRRVDIIEYAASKQIPAIIITGLKDRSELEGINIDNYQGSIIISYHDTAETVRKTIFSVPAKYVMSSNFPVLKKEMYLDEAKDILINENRRGLPVVDDNGKLVGILTRSDLIKRFKQKLILMDHNELSQAVDGAETAEIIEIIDHHRLGTIKTNTPIFFYAKPLGSTCSLVYELFEHHKQHVDEITATLLLSGILSDTVVLKSPTTTKRDIEIAKQLAKIAHLDINDYGKEIFSVTANFDNLDVEKAILTDFKTYNEYNVNFGIGQIEVVTLDGFENIKDKIKENLQNVKSEKALDWTMLLITDIISGNSILVTSNFKPAENLFIYQKIDDSVFYLKNVLSRKKQLLPEVLRVLEELSLNKK, from the coding sequence ATGGAAACTGTATATGTTATAGGGCATAAAAATCCAGACACTGATTCAATTTGTTCTGCTTACTGCTATGCAAAATTAAAAAATCAAATTGATAAATCTCGCAGCTATATACCGGCAAGATGTGGGAATTTAAACGATCAAACTAAATATATTTTTAATCGACTCAATTTAACCCCTCCAGTGTTAATAAAAGATGTTTATCCAAAAGTAAGCGATTGTATGACCAAAAAAGTTATTTATTCAAATATAAACGATCCTATCTTTGATGTTATGAACAATATAAATAAATTAAAAATTCGACTTACACCAATATTAAATGACGAAAACGATTTAAAAGGTATTGTAAGTATCCTAGAAATTACAGATTTTTATATAGGTAAACAAGAAATAAACATAAGACCAAGTTATCTTTTTAGAATAGAAAATTTCCAAAAAGTACTAAATTGTGAGCTTATAAAAGAAGGTCGTAATAAAGAATTTAATGCACATATTTTAGTAGGTGCGATGCCTTTTAATAGATTTAAAGAGCAATTTGATGCACTCAATCCTGAAAATATTGTATTAATAGTAGGTAGAAGAGTTGATATTATAGAATATGCTGCAAGCAAACAGATCCCTGCAATTATAATAACCGGCTTAAAAGACAGATCTGAACTTGAAGGGATAAATATAGACAACTATCAAGGGTCAATAATCATATCATATCATGACACTGCTGAAACTGTTAGAAAAACCATTTTTAGTGTCCCAGCAAAATATGTGATGAGTAGCAATTTCCCCGTATTAAAAAAAGAGATGTATTTAGATGAAGCAAAGGATATTTTAATCAATGAAAATCGTAGGGGTTTGCCTGTCGTTGATGATAACGGAAAATTAGTTGGGATTCTAACTAGATCTGATCTTATTAAGAGATTTAAACAAAAATTGATTCTGATGGATCATAATGAGCTTAGCCAAGCAGTAGATGGTGCAGAAACCGCAGAAATAATTGAAATAATTGACCACCACAGACTCGGTACAATCAAAACTAACACTCCGATTTTCTTTTATGCAAAACCTCTTGGGAGTACGTGCTCCTTAGTTTATGAACTTTTCGAACATCACAAACAACATGTAGATGAAATTACAGCAACTCTACTTTTGAGTGGAATCCTTTCAGATACTGTGGTATTAAAATCACCCACAACGACAAAAAGAGATATAGAAATTGCTAAACAGTTAGCAAAAATAGCTCACTTAGATATAAACGATTATGGAAAAGAAATATTTAGTGTTACAGCAAATTTTGATAATTTAGATGTGGAAAAAGCTATATTAACTGATTTTAAAACATATAATGAATATAATGTAAATTTTGGAATTGGGCAAATAGAGGTTGTAACCTTGGATGGATTTGAAAATATAAAGGATAAAATAAAGGAAAATCTGCAAAATGTTAAGTCTGAAAAAGCTTTAGACTGGACGATGTTGCTTATCACTGATATTATAAGTGGTAACAGTATCTTAGTAACATCAAATTTCAAACCTGCAGAAAATTTGTTTATTTATCAAAAGATTGATGACTCAGTATTTTATCTAAAAAATGTGCTTTCAAGAAAAAAACAATTATTACCTGAAGTTTTAAGAGTTTTAGAAGAGTTGAGTTTAAATAAAAAATAA
- a CDS encoding STAS domain-containing protein, which produces MDILRKEENGIITFKVNSLRIDASVVGELKDVVVKDIVEGAKIILDLNNVEYMDSTSLSVLVFFYKEAKQKGAIFKIVTNNDKVLSIFITTGLIRALEIVKDYDEAVKEILEGS; this is translated from the coding sequence ATGGATATATTAAGAAAAGAAGAAAACGGTATTATAACATTTAAAGTAAATTCTCTGCGTATAGATGCTTCGGTTGTGGGAGAATTGAAAGATGTTGTTGTTAAAGATATTGTTGAAGGTGCAAAGATTATTTTGGACTTAAATAATGTTGAATATATGGATAGTACATCATTGAGCGTCCTTGTATTTTTCTATAAAGAGGCCAAGCAGAAAGGTGCTATTTTTAAAATAGTTACTAATAATGATAAGGTACTGTCAATATTTATAACCACAGGGCTTATTAGAGCATTAGAAATTGTAAAAGATTATGATGAAGCAGTAAAAGAAATTTTGGAGGGGAGTTAA
- a CDS encoding ATP-binding protein, with amino-acid sequence MESDLRKVNKVAEKICENLKSYGLGDKELYFIRLIIAELLNNAVIHGNQNDPKKNVSISCKVENENLIVEVSDEGDLFNLKIPEKPDLFLDYGRGLYLVSKLVDFIDVIKDNRKKVVIHKKLNKKNNKLEDNPLTCC; translated from the coding sequence ATTGAATCAGATCTTAGAAAAGTAAATAAGGTAGCTGAGAAAATTTGTGAAAATTTAAAAAGTTATGGTTTAGGTGATAAGGAATTATATTTTATAAGGTTGATTATCGCTGAGTTATTGAATAATGCAGTAATTCATGGAAATCAAAATGACCCAAAGAAGAACGTCTCTATAAGTTGCAAAGTTGAAAATGAAAATTTAATTGTAGAAGTTTCTGATGAAGGGGATTTATTTAATTTAAAAATTCCAGAAAAACCTGATCTTTTTTTAGATTACGGTAGAGGACTTTATCTCGTATCAAAATTAGTGGATTTTATTGATGTCATAAAAGATAATCGCAAAAAAGTTGTAATACATAAAAAATTAAATAAAAAGAATAACAAGTTAGAGGATAACCCCCTAACTTGCTGTTAA
- the cysK gene encoding cysteine synthase A has protein sequence MMKFFESNFQSIGNTPTVELKNINKNLNGKLYAKLENRNPSFSVKDRIGYSMIMDALFNKKLKEEMTIIEPTSGNTGIALAMMGASLGFKVMLAMPESMSIERRAIMQMYGAELLLTPAEKGMKGAIDAANELLKNEPDKFFMPSQFDNPANPKIHEATTGPEIYYALNGKIDYFVAGVGTGGTLSGTSRFLKRVTFNKIKSIAVEPANNPAISYFLNKKDFTPAPHKIQGIGAGFIPKNLDLSIVDDVITIEDEEAIDFARRLFKEEGIMAGISSGANFAAAYKIAQKKENKDLSIVFIVCDTGERYLSTDLFQKI, from the coding sequence ATAATGAAATTTTTTGAATCAAACTTCCAATCTATTGGCAATACACCTACTGTCGAGCTAAAAAATATAAATAAAAATCTAAACGGTAAATTATACGCAAAATTAGAAAATAGAAACCCATCCTTTTCTGTAAAAGATAGAATAGGTTATTCCATGATTATGGACGCTTTATTCAACAAAAAACTTAAAGAGGAGATGACAATAATTGAACCAACAAGCGGCAACACAGGTATAGCCCTTGCAATGATGGGCGCATCTCTTGGTTTCAAGGTTATGCTTGCAATGCCAGAATCAATGAGTATCGAAAGACGTGCAATTATGCAAATGTATGGCGCTGAACTTTTACTGACACCAGCAGAAAAAGGGATGAAAGGGGCAATTGATGCAGCAAATGAATTACTGAAAAATGAACCAGATAAATTTTTTATGCCATCACAATTTGACAACCCTGCAAACCCAAAGATTCATGAAGCAACTACGGGACCTGAAATATACTATGCTTTAAACGGCAAAATCGATTATTTTGTTGCAGGTGTTGGAACTGGCGGGACTCTTAGTGGAACAAGTAGATTTTTAAAGCGGGTAACCTTTAACAAAATTAAATCTATTGCTGTTGAGCCAGCAAATAACCCTGCAATCTCATACTTTTTAAATAAAAAAGATTTCACACCTGCACCCCATAAAATACAGGGAATAGGAGCAGGTTTTATCCCTAAAAATTTGGATTTAAGCATCGTTGACGACGTAATTACCATTGAAGATGAAGAAGCTATAGACTTTGCAAGAAGGTTATTTAAAGAAGAAGGTATTATGGCTGGCATTTCATCGGGAGCAAATTTTGCTGCTGCTTATAAAATAGCACAAAAAAAAGAGAACAAAGATCTAAGCATAGTTTTCATTGTTTGTGATACTGGTGAAAGATATCTCAGTACAGACCTATTTCAAAAAATTTAA